A stretch of the Uranotaenia lowii strain MFRU-FL unplaced genomic scaffold, ASM2978415v1 HiC_scaffold_101, whole genome shotgun sequence genome encodes the following:
- the LOC129759082 gene encoding uncharacterized protein LOC129759082, with product MHYEFQRVEQVGGEDMFDCQIRIRKFNRTAPVITGPTTFFVDMDNTYTLEMKSAYSPLGNNQFNEYPMSLKKQNLCDFANTTYREYQEFLKEPGSNWTQLTGEGLCPWPKGTYSFNDLYLTDTSPVPPVIPSGLWRATFLYQGPNNQKGAMQFFIKVWYS from the exons ATGCATTACGAATTTCAAAGAGTCGAGCAAGTCGGTGGTGAAGATATGTTCGATTGTCAGATACGGATAAGAAAGTTCAATCGAACTGCTCCAGTCATAACTGGTCCCACAACATTTTTTGTAGACATGGACAATACCTACACG CTCGAAATGAAATCCGCGTACAGCCCACTTGGCAACAATCAGTTCAACGAGTATCCCATGAGTTTGAAGAAGCAAAATTTGTGCGACTTCGCCAACACAACCTACCGAGAGTATCAGGAATTTTTGAAAGAACCTGGATCGAACTGGACCCAGCTCACCGGAGAAGGATTGTGTCCATGGCCCAAGGGGACTTACAGCTTCAACGATTTGTACCTGACAGATACCAGTCCTGTTCCGCCGGTTATTCCTTCCGGATTGTGGAGAGCTACCTTTCTTTACCAAGGGCCAAACAATCAAAAGGGTGCCATGCAGTTTTTCATAAAGGTGTGGTATTCATAA